Proteins encoded within one genomic window of Argiope bruennichi chromosome 7, qqArgBrue1.1, whole genome shotgun sequence:
- the LOC129976055 gene encoding cohesin subunit SA-1-like codes for MARKRGRLSEEECPEPQNIEVDADDIFPAGDIHEHEALDFHVEDQGFRGIRNKRRRVVGGRGRGGARGRGGRGGRRAVQESPTDDPNSLFEVVKQGRSALQCVVDDWIEAYKQDRDIALLDLMQFFIQCAGCKGRITPQMQATMEHAQIIRKMTEEFEEESGDYPLIMSGPQWKKFRTNFCEFVQVMVRQCQYSIIYDQYLMDNVISLLTGLSDSQVRAFRHTATLAAMKLMTALVDVALNLSINLDNTQRQYEAERQKNRDKRATERLEMLLSKRQELEENMEEIKNMLTYMFKSVFVHRYRDTLPEIRSICMYEIGQWMKKFHQHFLDDSYLKYIGWTLHDKVGDVRLKCLQALLPLYGAEELTSKMELFTNKFKDRIVAMTLDKEYDVAVHAVKLVISIHKYHRDILTDKDCEHVYELVYSSHRAVAQAAGEFLNERLFQPDEEAVQGLRTKRGKKRSINTPLIRDLVQFFIESELHEHGAYLVDSLIESNPMMKDWECMTDLLLEEPGPQEEPLDDRQETSLIEIMVCCVKQAATGEPPVGRGPNRKQPSVKELKQVSDDRIKLTEHFIMTLPSLLAKYLADAEKIANLMLIPQYFELEIYTTSRQEKNLDSLLKLIHDIVERHNDTDVLEACAKTYEVLCNEELAIHSRCAVARGTLVDSLVHKYKQASSDYMQAGEEVDEDEIFIVTSAMKKVSIFYSCHNLGPWSIWDNIYDFWVKGAIQDKGLPEEVVKYAMSCCSMGIMWDLAMLDDTSPLPVAVASLRNRLKDFVDTMRDLLSHPVDTLEEAAFVIICDLLIVFCKQLAENTGLTPLVYEPDRVLQMQLSSFVQKKVFIEDEDDDQDEHTKIEELHKRRNFLASFCKLIVYNIISVKQGADIFKHYVKFYNDYGDIIKATLGKAREINKVNCAKTMAMALTSLFTDLRNSTPTGQINRQDENFLAIKELAKRFALSFGLDQVKNRDAVAALHREGILFTVTPIENPADPLGPPPNLAFLEILTEFTNKLMKLDKRVVLNYLDRHIQASMPGTRSEDWQPLILYRNSLVHGEAEQPPPRAPGRQYRGRKRQRDDDDPRMEDDGNMDQDSDRGSEN; via the exons ATGGCCAGAAAAAGAGGTAGATTGAGTGAAGAAGAATGCCCTGAGCCTCAAAACATTGAAGTTGATGCTGATGATATTTTTCCCGCCGGAGACATCCATGAACATGAAGCTTTGGATTTTCATGTTGAAGATCAAGGATTTCGTGGTATTAGAAATAAACGTAGACGAGTTGTTGGAGGCAGAGGACGAGGAGGTGCACGAGGCCGTGGTGGGAGAGGAGGTCGAAGAGCCGTTCAAGAATCGCCAACTGATGATCCCAATAGTTTGTTTGAAGTTGTAAAACAAGGTAGAAGTGCCTTGCAGTGTGTTGTAGATGATTGGATTGAAGCCTATAAACAAGATCGCGATATAGCGTTGCttgatttaatgcaattttttattcagtGTGCTGGGTGTAAAGGTCGTATCACACCACAAATGCAAGCAACAATGGAACATGCACAAATCATTCGTAAAATGACTGAAGAATTTGAAGAAGAAAGTGGTGATTATCCTCTCATCATGAGTGGACCTCAGTGGAAGAAATTTCGTACCAATTTTTGTGAATTTGTGCAGGTCATGGTACGGCAATGCCAATATAGCATTATTTATGATCAGTATTTGATGGACAATGTCATTTCATTATTAACAGGATTATCTGATTCTCAAGTACGAGCATTCCGTCACACAGCTACTTTGGCTGCAATGAAATTAATGACAGCTCTTGTCGATGTGGCATTAAATTTAAGTATCAATTTGGATAATACTCAGCGTCAATATGAAGCTGAACGTCAGAAAAACAGAGATAAAAGAGCTACAGAAAGATTAGAGATGTTGCTGAGCAAAAGACAAGAGCTTGAAGAGAATATGGAGGAAATTAAAAACATGCTGACCTACATGTTTAAAAGTGTGTTTGTACATAGGTACAGAGACACTCTTCCAGAGATTCGTTCCATTTGTATGTATGAAATTGGCCAGTGGATGAAGAAATTTCATCAGCATTTCCTAGATGACAGCTATCTAAAATATATTGGTTGGACTCTTCATGATAAAGTTGGAGATGTCCGCTTAAAATGCTTACAAGCTTTGTTGCCTTTGTATGGAGCTGAAGAACTCACAagtaaaatggaattatttactaataaatttaaGGATCGTATAGTGGCTATGACTTTAGATAAGGAGTATGATGTTGCAGTTCACGCTGTTAAGTTGGTGATTAGTATTCATAAGTATCATAGAGATATTCTGACTGATAAAGATTGTGAGCATGTGTATGAGTTGGTGTATTCTTCTCACAGAGCAGTTGCACAGGCAGCCGGTGAGTTTTTGAATGAGAGATTGTTTCAACCTGATGAAGAAGCTGTGCAAGGTTTGAGAACCAAAAGAGGCAAGAAACGATCCATTAACACTCCTTTAATTAGAGATCTTGTTCAGTTTTTTATTGAGAGTGAATTGCATGAACATGGTGCTTATTTAGTTGACAGTTTGATTGAAAGTAATCCAATGATGAAAGATTGGGAATGTATGACAGATTTGTTGTTGGAAGAACCTGGACCACAAGAAGAACCTCTTGATGATCGGCAGGAGACATCATTGATTGAAATAATGGTGTGCTGTGTTAAACAAGCTGCCACAGGAGAACCTCCAGTAGGTCGAGGTCCTAACAGGAAACAGCCCTCTGTAAAGGAATTGAAACAAGTGTCTGATGATAGAATTAAATTGACTGAACATTTTATAATGACCTTACCTTCTCTCTTAGCAAAATATCTTGCTGATgctgaaaaaattgcaaatttaatgcTTATACCTCAGTATTTTGAGCTAGAGATATATACTACCAGTCGTCAAGAGAAAAATTTGGACAGTTTGTTGAAATTGATTCATGACATTGTTGAGCGACACAATGATACTGATGTTTTGGAAGCTTGTGCTAAAACTTACGAAGTTCTTTGTAATGAAGAATTGGCTATCCACTCTAg ATGTGCTGTAGCCAGAGGTACTTTAGTTGACTCGTTAGTTCACAAGTACAAGCAAGCATCAAGCGATTACATGCAAGCTGGTGAAGAAGTTGATGAAGATGAAATATTCATTGTAACATCCGCGATGAAAAAGGTTTCCATATTTTACAGCTGTCATAATTTAGGCCCATGGAGTATATGGGATAATATCTATGACTTTTGGGTCAAAGGTGCTATACAAGACAAAGGCTTACCAGAAGAAGTGGTTAAGTATGCCATGTCCTGTTGCTCCATGGGAATAATGTGGGATTTGGCTATGTTAGATGATACAAGTCCTTTGCCAGTTGCTGTTGCAAGTCTTCGCAATAGATTGAAAGACTTTGTTGATACCATGAGAGATTTATTGAGTCACCCTGTTGATACTTTAGAAGAGGCAGCTTTTGTTATCATTTGTGACCTCCTAATTGTGTTCTGCAAACAATTAGCTGAAAATACAGGATTGACTCCCCTTGTTTATGAACCTGACAGAGTACTCCAGATGCAGTTGAGTTCATTTGTGCAAAAGAAG GTATTTATTGAAGATGAGGATGATGATCAAGATGAACAtacaaaaattgaagaattgCACAAGAGACGTAACTTTTTAGcctcattttgtaaattaattgtatataacATTATCAGTGTGAAACAAGGTGcagacatttttaaacattatgtgAAGTTTTATAATGATTACGGAGATATAATTAAAGCAACTTTAGGGAAAGCTCGAGAAATCAATAAGGTGAACTGTGCAAAAACCATGGCAATGGCTCTCACATCCCTTTTCACAGATCTGAGAAATTCAACCCCCACTGGGCAGATTAATCGTCAGGATGAAAATTTCCTTGCTATTAAAGAATTGGCTAAACGATTTGCATTATCGTTTGGATTGGATCAA gtGAAAAATCGAGATGCAGTTGCTGCACTTCACCGGGAAGGAATATTGTTTACTGTAACTCCAATCGAAAATCCTGCTGATCCTCTGGGACCACCTCCAAACcttgcatttttagaaatattaactgAATTCACCAATAAGCTCATGAAACTTGACAAGAGAGTTGTTCTCAATTACTTAGATCGTCATATACAAGCTAGTATGCCAGGCACAAGATCTGAAGATTGGCAACCTCTTATTTTGTATAGAAACAGTTTAGTCCACGGTGAAGCTGAACAACCTCCTCCTAGAGCTCCTGGTCGTCAGTATCGTGGTAGAAAGCGTCAGCGAGATGATGATGATCCAAGAATGGAAGATGATGGAAATATGGATCAAGATTCAGATCGTGGctcagaaaattga
- the LOC129976195 gene encoding dihydropteridine reductase-like produces the protein MSANAGRVLVYGGKGALGSTIVSHFKARNWWVGSIDMSINEEANANVIVKPNESWIDQETEVLSGVQEVLNQEKVDALICVAGGWAGGNAAAKDLVKNSDLMWKQSVWTSVISAKLASEYLKTGGLLTLTGAKAALEGTPGMIGYGMAKAAVHQLVKSLAASKSGLPDSATAVAILPITLDTPMNRKFMPKADTSSWTPLTFVADTLYNWATGKDCPENGSLVQLITTNNETQLKIA, from the exons ATGAGTGCGAATGCTGGCAGGGTTCTTGTGTACGGAGGAAAAGGCGCTCTCGGGAGCACAATTGTATCCCATTTTAAAGCCCGAAATTGG tgGGTAGGTTCTATTGATATGTCAATAAATGAGGAGGCCAATGCCAATGTTATTGTGAAACCTAATGAATCATGGATTGATCAAGAAACTGAAGTCCTTTCTGGTGTTCAAGAAGTATTAAACCAAGAAAAGGTAGATGCTCTGATTTGTGTTGCTGGTGGTTGGGCTGGTGGAAATGCTGCAGCTAAAG aTCTTGTGAAAAATTCTGATCTTATGTGGAAGCAGAGTGTATGGACATCAGTTATATCAGCAAAACTGGCTTCTGAGTATTTAAAAACAGGAGGCTTGCTAACTTTGACTGGTGCTAAAGCAGCTCTTGAAGGAACCCCTG gTATGATTGGCTATGGTATGGCCAAAGCAGCTGTTCATCAGTTGGTTAAAAGTTTGGCTGCTTCTAAAAGTGGACTACCAGATTCAGCTACTGCTGTTGCTATTTTGCCAATTACTTTGGATACACctatgaatagaaaatttatgcCTAAAGCTGACACCTCTTCTTGGACACCCTTAACTTTTGTGGCTGA TACTCTTTATAACTGGGCTACTGGAAAGGATTGTCCAGAAAATGGCAGTTTGGTTCAACTTATAACTACAAACAATGAAACTCAGTTGAAAATTgcctaa
- the LOC129974848 gene encoding extracellular tyrosine-protein kinase PKDCC-like — MFRLPIRKQTSASGCATILKISFGCFIFTNLLLFYYLVDHYQRPDCLRTGTCRANNKPRTLPREQWGQTIYFNILYEHFTRENNEWRLIKASSSNSTKYDNELNCSSLRKFEKVRFVAAGYTKSTYKVRLNNRTLSLKTVNIEGHDMSICLHQQDRYLYDCFLLAASKLLKEIAILKNIEHSNIVKILGYCIPADPDISDPRHTVAIFEEYGEPIDVIKLLQLSWEDRLRISLGLSRLLKHLSSFKEPIALNDFRRQQFIVIDGEPKLIDVDDIGLQEQRCHDKPCCLIPPSSNISICVPCVDQVCHGFNEKVNIIRTGRHFIKHILPHGAPAPLNSIADKITSAFQLASLDTNSIWKKMEDLAVIYKSGQYRNISKIRYLTAYKAYYHRDVSAKFDYRCQLTVSGYGCMTSVLDAEEAAEICWNDSKCKAFIFTDIKTWTGRRIAKFKSGFGNLLHNNKTTLFLKL; from the exons atgtttagattgCCTATACGTAAACAAACTTCAGCTTCTGGATGTGCTACGATTTTGAAAATATCCTTTGGATGTTTTATATTTACtaatcttttattgttttattatctaGTGGATCATTATCAAAGGCCGGATTGTCTGCGAACGGGCACTTGTCGTGCAAATAATAAACCCAGAACGTTACCCCGTGAGCAATGGggacaaacaatttattttaatattttatatgaacattTTACTCGTGAAAATAATGAATGGCGACTTATAAAAGCTTCCAGTTCTAATAGCACAAAATATGATAACGAGCTAAATTGTTCTTCcttgagaaaatttgaaaaagtaagatTTGTAGCGGCTGGATATACGAAATCAACGTACAAAGTTAGACTAAACAATAGAacactttcattaaaaactgttaATATAGAAGGACATGATATGAGCATATGTTTGCATCAACAAGATCGATATTTGTACGACTGTTTTCTCTTAGCAGCATCTAAACTGTTAAAGGAAATagcaatattaaagaatattgaaCATTCAAATATTGTGAAG attttaGGTTACTGTATTCCTGCTGATCCTGATATATCAGATCCGCGTCATACAGTTGCTATATTTGAAGAATATGGTGAACCCATCGATGTCATCAAACTCCTTCAGTTATCATGGGAAGATAGGCTTAGA ATAAGCTTAGGATTATCAAGGCTTCTGAAACATTTGTCTTCCTTTAAAGAACCCATAGCTTTAAATGATTTTCGAAGACAACAGTTTATTGTTATAGATGGTGAACCAAAACTGATTGATGTTGATGATATTGGGTTGCAAGAACAAAGATGCCATGATAAACCTTGCTGCTTAATTCCACCTTCATCCAATATTTCCATTTGTGTACCATGTGTAGATCAAGTATGTCATGGATTCAATGAAAAAGTAAACATAATCAGAACTGGAAGacattttataaagcatattcTTCCTCATGGTGCACCTGCACCTTTGAATTCAATTGCTGACAAAATAACATCTGCTTTTCAATTAGCTTCATTAGATACAAATagcatttggaaaaaaatggaagatttggCAGTAATTTATAAAAGTGGCCAATacagaaacatttcaaaaattcgttATCTAACAg CGTACAAAGCTTACTATCACAGGGATGTATCAGCTAAATTTGATTATAGATGCCAATTAACTGTATCAGGGTATGGATGCATGACATCTGTTCTTGATGCTGAGGAGGCTGCTGAAATTTGCTGGAATGATTCAAAATGCAAAGCTTTTATATTTACTGATATCAAAACATGGACAG gTAGGAGAATTGCAAAGTTTAAAAGTGGATTTGGGAATCTCTTGCATAACAACAAAAccacattgtttttaaaattgtag